The sequence TCACCCACCAATACGCTGGCAGCATTACCAAAAGCGGCATTGGCCGTCGCCTTGCCACGGCGCATGTCTGATTCATCGACCACATCATCATGCAGCAGCGTTGCTGTATGGATGAATTCAATCAATGCTGCGACCGTGATGTGTTTAGTGCCCTGATAGCCCAATGCCCGAGCCACCAAAACAGCAATCATTGGTCGGATACGTTTCCCACCGCCACCGATAATGTAATGGCCCAATTGATTGATAAGAACAACATCAGAGTTCAATTGGTCGAGAATTGTTGTGTTTACAGCCGCCATATCTGGCGCGGTTAAGTCGATAATCTTTTCTAGGTTCATTGTTATATTCAGCTGTTTTTCTCTTTAACTACGATGAGATTACCGCCCACATTATTACATGACGTTCCCTGAGACTATGATTGTACTTGAAAAATTCATCAAATAAACGAGATGTAAGAAACTGTGCTTTTTTTCTTCTCTTGGACTGATTATATACTTGTCATTCACTACATTTTTGCGTAGAATTCGCGCCCTATTGTGAATATTTATAGTGCGCTCTGGACTACAAAAGTGGAGTGCACGGAAAGCGGAGTTTTATATGTACGCGGTTTTCCAAAGTGGTGGTAAACAACACCGAGTAAGCGAAGGTCAGACCATTCGCCTGGAAAAGCTGGACATCGCAACTGGTGAAACTGTTGAGTTTGACCAAGTTCTGATGATTGCTAACGGTGAAGAAATCAATATCGGCGCTCCTTTAGTCGATGGTGGCAAGATCAAGGCTGAAGTAGTTGCTCACGGTCGTGGCGAGAAGATTAAGATTGTTAAATTCCGTCGTCGTAAGCATTACCGTAAGCAACAAGGTCATCGTCAGTGGTTCACTGATGTTAAAATCACCGGCATCAGCGCTTAAGATTTAGGAGAGCGGATAAATGGCACATAAAAAGGCTGGTGGCTCGACTCGTAACGGTCGTGACTCCGAAAGTAAACGTCTTGGCGTAAAACGTTTTGGCGGCGAAGCAGTTTTGGCAGGCAGTATCATCGTTCGTCAGCGTGGCACTAAGTTCCACGCAGGCATCAACGTAGGTTGCGGCAAAGACCATACTCTGTTTGCTTTGGCTGACGGTAAAGTCAAGTTCGAAGTTAAAGGCCCGAAAAACCGTAAATTTATCAGCATCGAAGCTGAATAAGTTTTTCGCGTCCTGTAAATAGATGTAAGCCCTGCAATTTCGTTGCGGGGCTTTTTACATTTATGGGTTAACCCCACTGGTAAAAAATGGATACGAAGCAGCAGGCTGGTTTAGGTATTTTTTTGGCACTGACCACTGCGGTATTCTGGGGTGCCTTGCCGATTGCAATGAAGCAAGTGCTCGAGGTCATGGAGCCTTATACCATTGTCTGGTATCGCTTTATGATGGCGGCTATCGGCTTGGGGATTATTTTGGCTTCGCGTCGTCAGTTGCCCTCCCTTAAACTTTTTCGCCAACGTCGCTGGTTAATATTACTGATCATTGCGACCTGTGGCTT comes from Yersinia canariae and encodes:
- the rpmA gene encoding 50S ribosomal protein L27 gives rise to the protein MAHKKAGGSTRNGRDSESKRLGVKRFGGEAVLAGSIIVRQRGTKFHAGINVGCGKDHTLFALADGKVKFEVKGPKNRKFISIEAE
- the rplU gene encoding 50S ribosomal protein L21, with the translated sequence MYAVFQSGGKQHRVSEGQTIRLEKLDIATGETVEFDQVLMIANGEEINIGAPLVDGGKIKAEVVAHGRGEKIKIVKFRRRKHYRKQQGHRQWFTDVKITGISA